The region acagggtcatccaaagaatgtctgcagcagatatgtcctcacagggttcgcgtgactgattatgttatgtcatcaaatagttttgtgaaactgtcgacttgacatttttggtaacgtcttgaggtcatgacgtaccaactgaaagcccgtaaagaactggttgaaagcagatgggccgaggttaatacctccccctagtcacacctttagggtatataaagatatgtgatccatttcctagtttgtacttgaagttttttcctgtacccagaatattctgcaacaacacaccggaggactttttcatcatctccagagctctcatcatgcttagataaatatttgttaaacttgtctgtttgttgaacctgtctgtctgtcaatatcatcgatgatattattggactcatactcaacctgtgaatgatattattgtactgctactcaacctatacatgatttgaattgaccaatatcttgtattttatacactgtctcctgtccttaagaaaaacgaaaccccaccacaaaGAAAACACTCAACCTGcctgtttcatattttttaaatcattgacAGGGTTGTACTAGCCCAATGATGTATGAGATCTTCTGGGAATAATTGTTGCTCAGGTATAAGTAGAAACCAATGTTGGCCAGGTTAGGTTTCTACCCTGAAGAATTCAGACGCTCATGGTGGAGTCTgaatattttactatttgatgtttttctgtgcCTATGACTGTGTTCAGATAACTAAGGTGATGGTATGGGCTGAAAAATGCTGGAAAGGCAAAATGTGGCAAAACTAATAAGTCAGACTCAAAGTTGAAACTCAAATGATGCGGAGAAATGCAAATACCTACAACTGTCTCTTGATCAGACCCTTGCTTCTGTTGCCAGTGACAATGCTATAAAGTAATGGGGAAACCTCATCTCCAGTTGTAAAAACTCCATTTGGTACAATTCTAGAAAACCCATCCTGGGTTCTCATCAAACCCAGGATGGGTTTGATGAGAATGATCTTTTGATCCCAGAGCTAATCGCCAATAAGAGGAAAGCCTTCGTTGATTAGGAGCATTACTCTTTGAATACCtataccaaaataaataaataaataaataaagaggcaAATTCTCTGTTTAAAGAAGGAGTGTTGGGAAAATAAGGCGAGCAAGATACAAAGCTTTGCTGACAAGGATGACACCCGCAACCTATTTAATACCATTAAATTGTTCAACTTCAATCAAGGACAGCGACGGGACTCTCTTGAGACGCCAAAAGCAATAACCACCGCTGGATTAAACACTGTAAGAGCTCTTGAACTTAATTCCTCTGTTGACAGAACCATTCCCGATGAGAGCAGCTCCCTTTTAATTTGGAGCGTGGGAGTGAACCCAGGAGTGCTGAGATATGAATCATTATCACACAAATGATAAACTGTAAAGAGAGCAATATTGTCAGTAGAGggaaaagtagataaggagacttggtggtggaatgaggaggtacaggagtgtatagagaaaaagaggttagctaagaagaagtgggacactgagagggccgaggagagtagacaggagtacagggagatgcagcgtaaggtgaaagtagaggtagcaaaggccaaacaaggaacTTATGATGactttatacaatttcctccgggattaataaagtatatctatcttgTATGCTAGGATGGAAAataaggagggggagactgatctacacaggttggcaagacagagtacagagatgggaaggacgtgattaaggatagggatggaagtatattgacaggtgccagtagtgtgatggaagatggaaagagtactttgaaaagttgatgaacgaggaaaatgagagagaataaagacTAGAAGAAGttgctgttgtggaccaggatgtagcaaagattagtcagaatgcagtgaggaaggcattgaagaggatgaagaggggaaaggcagtcggtccttatgacatacctgtggaggtttggaagtgtctaggagaggtggcagtacagTTTCTGATTGAGTAACCttgttcaacaggattttagataatgagaagatgcctgaagaatggaggagaagtgtcctggtgcccatttttaataactagggagatgtgcagagttgtggcaactacagaggaataaagcggaagttatgggaaagagtagttgaagctatattaagggcagaagtgagcatttgtgagcagcagtatggtttcttgccaaaaaagagtactacagatgcagtatttgctttgaggatgttgatagagaagtgcagagaaggccagagggagctgcattgtgtttttgtaaatcttaAAGCTTATGatagggtgcccagagaggaacagtggtattgtatgaggaagtctggagtggcagagaagtatgttagaacggtgcaggacatgtatgaggactgtaagacagtggtaaggtgtgctgtaggtgtaacagaggagttcaaggtggaggtgggactgcatcagggatcagctctgagccccttcttgttcgctatggtgatggacaggctgacaggcgagggtagacaggaatctccatggactatgatgtttgcagatgacattgtgatctgtagtgagagcaggaacaggtggaggagaagctagagaggtggaggtttgccgcagtaaaacagagtacatgtgtgtgaatgagagggacccaagtggaagagtgaggttacagggagaagaaggtggaggattttaagtacctagggtcaacagtccagagcaatggagagtgtggaaaagagtttTGGAAAAGAGAGTGGAAAAGGCAGGaactggtggagaaaagtgtcaggtgtgatgtgtatagaagagtttcagctaaaatgaaaggtgaacaaaactgtggtgagaccagcaatgttgtttggtttagagcagtggttcttaacctggtttcgatcaaaccctaggggttcggtgagtcgggcTCAGGGGTTTGGCAGAGATgggggtcaagacaaaacatccGACACATCGTGTCCTGTGTTTTATCTTACCTCCGCCGAatatacacgaatcactgtacGTTTGACACGTTGTGTCAATTcttgatgacacgcccccctagCCATCATcagctgcaggtgatcatgctacatcaattagcctacctgtgctacatgggattttgcacactcagtagtcgTTTCATGCCTGTCAGGTTGATAGGTCatttgattgctttcttaatattttaattcatagtaactatgtcgagcaaaaaaagaaagtggtcggatgaATACGTGcaatgtgaatttacatgtataacggaacgtgatgggagttaGCATTCTGcgtgatttgcaatgtcaagttgaacaactctagtctcccaaataaaggaacacttccttcaGATGCATGGaggactttgctgtgaaaatgacctTGGCAGGCAGCACTTGCCAGGGTGAaaccacgcatatctgaactggtctctcaataacaacagccgaagtcacactgatttgcaggtaggtcatctcgtgtgagttcatgcaccgtcttggttttgttccttgaaaaaggtgacattaatgcacagttCATTAAatgcaccagtaaaacatacacttacagtggcttgcaaaagtattcagcccaagattttgttttgacattttgccacatttcaggctttaaacttaaagataacaaactgaatttttttttcaagaatcagcaacatgtgagacacaatcgcaGAGCCTCTGCTGGTCAAATGGATGAGTACCTTGCCTTCTTTCCTCCTTGAGCAGGAAGTGGACGTTTTGAAGGACCCAGTGACAGCAGTCCCAAAAAAAGTGCACCATCACCACTGGATTCGTGCAGGCAATGTTGGTGGAATGCAGGACAGCAAGtaccatttcttttcctatctacaccatgatagaacaacttgaaccctgcttcCAAACTTCTaatcttgctacctttccacctagtCTCCTGGTAgtttttttcacgcttcgccatctctctttgTGACTCCACAAAGAGACTTTGTGGGCCTGCATGGagtctgtgactccatgcaggcccacaccaccgcttctgtcaaaaaccacgtcaagcggctgaattcggagcttgccatcatcctgggaggattaatgaaagaactccaactgctggacatcggtgtaaacagcctttaaagttaagctgcgtgtgtcgtggagtgatggatgagagacatgaacacatgtttaccaggactggaggcagtgccgagcgagttacacccccacaatatgtgcgtggattgcgAATCCCGGACTAACGTATCAGCTTCGACTTTtgtttcgctaaagccggcatcattaccggacagccacCCAGAAACGTGATGGTCAGCGATAATGAAATTGctgagctattcaatgcagacagaagatgaggacttcgaaggatttagcacatatttatcaaaaaataaataacatatttaaaaaataatgtcggtgtatttttttaaaatttaaatacgtagtacaacacagttcaaccacactcacctttttgcttctgttGGCGCACCTTATTTGGTGCATGCTAGctgtgtgtccggttaaagtacagaaataaactccatcatttagactgcgcctttttatacaatgagccgaatgtcGTGCAAAATatggtaacttaaggacttttaaattggcaactaaagcaattagttaatatactatagactatagatatatccctatcctacagtaaacagtaccgcaggactacaccactgctttatgcaagttatatcactgtagttaaggcttatgcctcctacttagacactacatgaaataagacaagaataacttccaccatgtcatgtattgctgaacaacagatattcattgtgcttctcccacaactcaatattactacaaagtgctggcagtacaggaacacactgctctgaaaatgactgtagccaatgagttaatgtctaaattatacatatttaagattgacatactgcagtgtttacctgtagtgattaaattgtgactgggagacctcccttttcttaagtgctgctgatagccgctacttctctctgctctcatcccacgtccagtgaatgacaggaagggaaacatgaggtcaaatattttttttaaagaacgaaaaaaaaaacccggtattaaccggtttacaattattttctgttccaattctgttcattctgaacattaaaaaatataaagttttcggtttcgttttcgttcctgccaaaataccaaaagttttctgttttcgttttcgttccatgaaccggttcaaagccctgattctAACGGGTGTCATTCACTGTGTTCCAGAGGGGGGCGGTAATACACTGATGAGAACAGGAtttatgaagaagaagaagtagaagaagaagaagaagaagcagcaacagtagtagtagtagtagaagacgaaagatttttgtttttgatttttaaaatcgcctttattcataaaagccaaaattACAAGATACTCACGttgataaaaatacaaaagagatATAcgaaaaaagaagaacaacaggaagaaaGCGCGTGCgccagagagacagacatcGGTCTGTAGTTGACAACAGACAACAGGACATGCGTCTAAAGGACTTGTGTCTCCGAGCCGTCGGGGGACACCTGGCCGTCCTGGGTCCTCCGGCTGTTCTCGGTAAGCAGCGGATGTTCTACCAGCGTTCGTTACTGATCACCTACACACAGCAGGGGGGTTGTTTCCTACAGACCGTGTTGAACATGGCAGATTCTCACTGACTCATGTTGAATAACCGACCAGTCAGACTTTTAGCTGTGGTCTGGTCTCTCAGTTCTCCTCATAGACCATCCATTTCAAACCGGACAGTACCAGTCCATCCAGTTGGTAGGTAAGGTATTCTAGGTAGGTCCCAGTCCAAGACCAGTCTGAGTTCTGTTAATCTGACCAACTCATCACATCTGAACTAgactgcccagcctggggcagATCATCTGTCACAGCCAGCCTGCCTGAGGTGTGCTGGTCGTCAGTGGTCTCCACAGCCTGTGGTTCTACATATCACACACGGATGGAAGGACAAACAAGGGGGACACGTTTGTTTGTATCCTTAATTAATTGTTTTCTTTATAAATAATGGTTGTTTATTATGCATGAGCCCCAGCAGAACTTCAGTTAAgaggctgaagacaagatgattaggTCAGGGAGGCTGGTGTCCAGACCTGGATGTAGCGTCTCGCTGAATGTTTGCATGAATGTTAGCATGTCGTCACCTTCACCACATTTCCACCTAGAGGATGATGTTCATTGTTGTGCTAGACTTCCACTGATCTATCAGGTCAGAGTTAAAGCAGATGGACCTGCTAGACAAAGACAtttcttcctcttgtcctccATCCTTTGACACTTTCATGAActacattttaataattaacCATGGTAATAGACCTATTTATCAATTCAAGTTCCTACATACCTTCCCACTGAATTTAGAGTTTTGCATAAAGATATCTTGTAGCCCAGTTGTCTCCAACCCCCAGGCCGTAGACCGGTACTGGGTTGCACAGAAAGAATGCTgaacttacattatttctgttttatctaTGATCTGGTtttgaacaatgttttgttttggagaaTGACcagattctctcctccacatcagtccatgagtcactcttgacgtcAGTCAAAATGCTTgctttggtcacatgactaccttcttgaAGGGGCCATGCCGGCTGCTAACGTAGGTTACACTGccgctaaattgaaactcccaagccAGCAAACCGAACAAAAACAAGCGAAGGTGCGATGTTACGAGGATGCTGCTAATAAAGGTGGATTCActtttattattctattttatttttgttgttgtattaaTCCACCCAACCTTAAAGGCCgttccgtgaaaatattgtcaagAAAAGGTTCAGTAATGTAGCCTATCGATCACTCTGACGTTTCTCTAGTCCATTTTTAAAGACACTTAACTTGACTTTGctgtgggaggtgccagttcacctcccgagcactgctgaggatttttttgttgttgtttttaatgtgctAACACATCTGTCAACATTTAGACATTCCAGTGCTTCTCCTTCAGGATCTTCTCCCTCATCTGACTGTGTGTCAGCTGGATGAGCTCCAGCCTGGTCTAAACAAGAGAGGTACGATCTGTGGTTCAAGTTTGATgctaatgtttcttttttacctGGGCTGTAGAGTTGACGCCATTATTTCTCTTTGCCGTCTTTCAGGAATATCAACTCTGTCTAGATGGATTGGAATCATTCGGGACATGTGTGGACCTAACCATGTAGGTACTTTTTCGGTCAATCATTAGCATAACGATCGGTAGAGCCCTGCTGTGATGTTCTCCTCTACTTTTCAGGTAATAGACGTACATACTGAAGAAGAAGCCAAGCATAAAGTTATGAGGATGCTGTTTGTGACCATAGTGTATGGCTTCACCAACTCCTTTGTCGAACGTAATGccacaaatgtaaacacaccAGGATTCCTGTGGTCTGCAGCTAGACACATAAGACAATTTCCACTCATTATGAGTTTGGATAAATCTCTTCAGGGGTTGACTGCTGAGCTGTGGCCTCTTCTAAACCTCCTGGAGAAGTCTGTCAGAACTGTGAGTGTATCGCAGTCCACTCATCTAGGAAAGAGGAAGACACAAACACCATTGTATGTCCTCCATCGCCTGCTGGATCACGGGGTGGCTAAAAGCCTCATCGTAGATATGCAGTGTCCCCACCTGCTGGCTTGGCTCCTTCATGGAAGGGGATCTCAGTATTTATATCCTCAGCTTAGAAACTTCAAGCACACAAAAGAGGCAGGCTGTGTATCGGCTGCTTCAGCCATCTGCTGTGGTCAAGAGACCAGGACATCACAGGAGCAGAATGATCAAAGCAGTCCACGTAAACGCCCAAAAATGGATTCTGTGTCTTTGGAGaatgaggaagctggagaaacaaCCCATACTGTAGATCCACACCTACTCTGTCAGATGTTCAACCGGGGCCATGGTCCCTCGGTGGGTGTTTGCTCACTGGGGCAGATTGAGACTCTGGAGATAAGGCAGTGTGGATCGGACAGCCTGAGAGTACTGAACTCTGCCCTTCCCACGTTTTTCTGTCTTCGCTCTCTAACAGTCCACAGCTTTTGTAAGTTTTCTAATTAATTATTAGAGGTGGGGGCTCAGTATCACACTGGTTTTGGAACACACTAAAAAAATACGATTTTATTTacttagtttatttttttggacatgtcaTTACAGCAGACTTTAACACCTTCATCTCATTCGCAACATCAACAATATCtgaaaaaaagggttgacgggtagaagccatttagCTTGTGTAGTcccgtccccagaatcaacaaaacaCCTCATCACAATatgttttcaaccaattcataAAATGAATACAGTAAGTTTTAACAGTCATTATAGCACATTGTTTTTTCAAGTTGTCCATTCAATCCCAATagatgtgtgtgtcttcactTCATCTGTTCCTTTAGTGACGTAAGTTGTTTGTTGACCTTCATTAGCTCCGTTTGTGACCTCCAGATCACTCTTTTCAGGCTAGCAGCTGTGTTCATCACTGCTGCATGTTTTTGCTTTGGGTGGAGCAACACTGCCTTAAATGGTCTGAGAACACTAACTCATTTAAAATCCAGTGTTAAATTACTATTTTATGAACTCTCCTGGTaaataaagtgaattaaaaACTTCACCGTTTTACGAGTTAATCGATTTATTCAACATTAGTGAAATAAGAGATAGTGTTACTCTATACTGTTAAGTTTTCTGTGTACtgggtttattttattatggaatatatgagtgtgtgcatgcgtgtatgtctatgtctctgtgtggctccgctgtgcactgtcgtcatgcccggagtgtcccccgcctcacgccctatgccagctgggataggctccagctccccgtgacccgctaaggcggatacagcggcggtacatgaaaatgtatgtatgtatatgagtgtgtgcgtgcgtgtttgtctatgtctctgtgtggctcctctGTGCACTGTCGTCATGCCCtcagtttcccccgcctcacaccctcagtcagctgggatacgctccagaTCCCTGCGACCCACGACGACGGAACAAGCAGTTagaagatgaaagaatgaattatattttttcttgtgtttcctcagAATACAGCTGATGGCTGTTGAAAGTCTTTTGACTGTTGCTGCGTCAGTGTGTCTCAGTGTCATGAGATGTACAATTTACAGTTGACCAGTTTGCTGGTCACCAGTAATATAATGAACTAATGTTAAGCACCTTTTAAAGGGCTGATAATGTATGCCATCAGTCAATCATTCAAGACAAATCTTTTGCGGAGGGCTATTTAAGATGTATTTGCTGTGCAGGAATgagttgtcttttgtttgtgcagCCACCTTTAGGAATTCGGACGTGTTGGACCTGGCTCAAGCCTTGAGGCTGCTATCTGATAGCTCACTCGGCTCCCTGGCTAATCTTGACATCAGCGTTCTACCACACATCAAGCTCATATTGATTCTGCTGGATGCAAGCCCCAACATAACATCGCTGCATGTAGAAATCCAGTCTGCAATATGGGGACCCACCTTCTCATCGTATGATCCCAGGACTACTGAGTCAAGCACATCAGGTACTAGAAAGCTAATATCACACAAAACAGACCATTACAAATGAGACTGAGAAATCCATTGTATCTGCTTAAGAAGAAGTTTGTTTTGGACAGATGGGCGAACTCCCAATACACCCCTCAATAACACTTTGATGTGTAGAATGAAAGCCAGATTCACATCTCATAACTAAAACTAGGTTATGTACGAAGACTACTGATTTAAAGATTAAGAGGCTACATCTATTAAATTACATCAACTTGAAAGCAGCGTTGTAAAAAATGTTGACATGTACCACTGTGCTCTCCTGCCGGGTTTTTAAATGGTATATTGTTGCTTTGACTGTACAACTCATCTTCTGTACGGTTAGACCGTGTGAATGTGCCACCGTGGATACAgctcatttttactttttacttttgttattataaaaaagtaaaaatcagaatgtagccgcaagaaggcacaagccagtgtcttattgtgctggtcccaagcccagacAAATACAGAGGGTTCTGTCAGGAAcccgacataaaacttttgccaaaccaaTATGCAAATTGAATCTACTATAGGTGCGGAAgggtattgacaggtgccagtagtgtgatgggaagatggaaagagtactttgaagagttgatgaacgaggaaaatgataagagaacaaagactagaagaggtggttttgtggaccaggaagtagcaaagattagtcaggatgaagtggggagggcattgaagaggatgaagagtggaaaggcagtcggtcctgatgatatacccgtggaggtatggaagtgtctaggagaggtggcattagagtttctgactggtttgttcaacaagatcttagatagtgagaagatgcctgaggaatggacaAGAAATGTGCCcacttttaagaacaagggagatgtgcagagttgtggcaactacagaggaataaagctgatgagccatacaatgaagttatgagaAAGCGTAGTTGAAGATAGACTAAGGGCAAAAGTGAGCatttgagcagcagtatggtttcatgccaaaaaagagtactacagatgcagtatttgctttgaggatgttgatagagaagtacagagtaggccagagggagctgcattgtgtttttgtagatctggagaaagcttgtgacagggtgcccagagaggaactgagATATaatatgaggaagtctggagtggcagagaagtatgttaggacatgtatgaggactttaagacagtggtgaggtgtgctgtaggtgtgacagaggagttcaaggtggaggtgggactgcatcagggatcagctctgagccctttcttgttcgctatggtgatggccaggctgacagatgaggttagacaggaatctccatggactatgatgtttgcagatgacattgtgatctgtagtgagagcagggaacaggtggaggagaagctaagaggtggaggtttgtcctggaaaggagaggaatgaagtttAGCTGCAGTAAGAGAGACtacatgtgtgaatgagagggacccaagtggaacagtgaggttacaaggagaagagatcaagaaggtggaagattttaagtactcagggtcaacagtccagagcaatggagagtgtggaaaagaggtgaagaagcgtgtacaggcaggatggaacgggtggagaaaagtgtcaggtgtgatgtgtgatagaagagtttcagctaaaatgaaaggtgtagaaaactgtggtgagaccagcgatgttgtttggtctagagacagtgtcactgaagaaaagacaggagacagagctggaggtagcagagatgaagatgctgaggttctctctgggagtgaccaggaaggataggatcaggaatgagtacatcagagggacatgttagaggttttggagataaagtcagagaggccagactgagatggtttggacatgtccagaggagaggtagtgaatatattggtagaaggatgctgagttttgaactgccaggcaggaggcctagaggaagaccaaagaggaggtttatggatgtaatgagggaagacatgaaggtagttggtgtgagagaagaggattcaaaggacagggctagatggaggaaattgatttgctgtggcgacccctgaagggaaaagccgaaaggaaaagaagaagaagaagtagttGCAGGTCTTCCGTTTTATGCACCAGTGATCTGGCGTTGGAGAGGTACAGGCTCGGTAGAGGTGGCTCGGTAGAGGTGGCTTGTGTGGCTAAGGAGCCTTAGCATAACGCCGGACCTGCAGCCTCGTTTCTGCTTCCTCTCCCTTCTCCAGGGCCTGCGCCATCTCTGGGACCCGACAACAAACCACAGAGAGCCCAGTGCCCTCGCTGTTCGGACTGGGATGTTATGCGTGTGATAATAATCACTCGTAGCGGGTGTGTGGTGCTGGTTCCCGATTACCAAAGGGTTCTGGTGGGTGAAGTGGATGTTTGCATAACCCATGGTGCACAACAAGCGAGAAAAGTATATAAAGTGGAAGTAAAGGAAGCACTGGAAGGAAGAACCGTGAGCCGCCGCACCTACGCGCGCCGCCACACCAGTCCAACAGGACTGGTGTGGAAACAGGaatcagagctggaggtagtagagatgaagatgctgaggttctctttgggagtgaccaggatggataggatcaagaatgagtatatcagagggacggcacatgttagaggttttgaaggtaaagccagagaggccagactgagatggtttggacatgtcgagaggagagatagtgaacatatcggtagagggatgctgagttttgaactgccaggcaggaggcctagaggaagaccaaaaaagAGGtctatggatgtagtgaaagaggacatgaaggtagttggtgtgagagaagaggatgcagaagatagggttaaatggaggcaactgattcgctgtggcgacccctgaaaggaaaagccgaaaggagaagatttTTGTTACTGTTACTTATTTCTCTCTTAtttctttcttatttctttttttatataactTTTGAATTGTTTcaactgtaaatataaaaatattcatgttttttgctttttgtttgctCTGGAAGTACCGGTACTGTCACTCTGTCAGCTGAGCACTACTGCTCCGTGGCCACTTTGTTTACACCTGAGATCAGTGATGGAACTGAAGCCAGATGGCATTGTTTCAAGACCTACAGATGTTCCCAAGGAATTTTGGAGAAAAACGCATTTAGGCTGAAGGGATaaaagaaagcaaaggagaGAAGATAGGAGGAGACAACATACAAAAAAAGCTGTGTCTCCCGACAGtcatcatggacaatgagagatcgctgGCTAATAAGATGGAGGAGACAACAGGACTTGTCTGGAGTCCAAAAGAGTATCGGGAATGCAATCTGATGTGCCTGAGTGAAACATTGTTAAGCATGGACATCCTGGAAAACTATGCTTCCATCAGAGGCTTCCAGACTATTTTTACCAACAGAAATGGGACTGGGAGTGCTAAGAAGATAGGTGTAGGTCTTTACATTCTTGTGAACAGCAACTGGTGCTATCCTGCTCACATCACCAGCAAAGTGAGCATCCATGATCCTGACATTGAACACTTAGCTTTTGGGCTGTGTCCCTATTTTCTGCCACGTGAGAAGGAAAATGAGATGTCTCCATTGTGGTAAGACTGCAGTCCCAGAAGGGTTAAGTCCTAGGGTCCTTAGAACCTGTGCCTCTCAGCTGTATGGACTACATGTCTTCAGGATAAGTCTGAGTCTACAGAGGATCCCTGTGATGTGGAATTCATCTTGCCTAATTCCTGTACTA is a window of Antennarius striatus isolate MH-2024 chromosome 7, ASM4005453v1, whole genome shotgun sequence DNA encoding:
- the lrrc41 gene encoding leucine-rich repeat-containing protein 41 translates to MRLKDLCLRAVGGHLAVLGPPAVLDIPVLLLQDLLPHLTVCQLDELQPGLNKRGISTLSRWIGIIRDMCGPNHVIDVHTEEEAKHKVMRMLFVTIVYGFTNSFVERNATNVNTPGFLWSAARHIRQFPLIMSLDKSLQGLTAELWPLLNLLEKSVRTVSVSQSTHLGKRKTQTPLYVLHRLLDHGVAKSLIVDMQCPHLLAWLLHGRGSQYLYPQLRNFKHTKEAGCVSAASAICCGQETRTSQEQNDQSSPRKRPKMDSVSLENEEAGETTHTVDPHLLCQMFNRGHGPSVGVCSLGQIETLEIRQCGSDSLRVLNSALPTFFCLRSLTVHSFSTFRNSDVLDLAQALRLLSDSSLGSLANLDISVLPHIKLILILLDASPNITSLHVEIQSAIWGPTFSSYDPRTTESSTSELPLKNLTVKVTDLQTHLHPITAVLRRSPHLSLFHISGMRLTAGSSESQLLTTLSESNHFLKSLMLEDLKLSDCLPEILKLLSDCKLEELQLNDCRLLEKWTDKTESLHQLVVALKKVPSLHTLGLAQNRLAKNVCVLAELFSGCSPSSVNHLNLNSNFIQPADLLEFMNRLRTHHPQHQVTLDLRKNPGDRDPDTWNTAIEGLQQYCVVLVEGWISTNTMADHISNM